A genomic window from Enoplosus armatus isolate fEnoArm2 chromosome 20, fEnoArm2.hap1, whole genome shotgun sequence includes:
- the coasy gene encoding bifunctional coenzyme A synthase encodes MISASNMSMFSTGILVLTSPLHTLPLRIAPVLSSAAQLVERTLYVHLHPGLNLGSGSQPRPVFIPPVVDLSTLISRLYSNAADVCGHLDVRVLLTNVRAQSAACSGTAIPNCPFPTPQSLSHSPDVVLTDFPLQDPGQSHQVTQCLQRYTGHCYVCSPSLPSVLLHPQLMKLQEKQEGLKEPEEKAEPLETYSDVVVGGTFDRLHGAHKTLLNISCLLANRRFLIGVCDQEMLKRKVLKELVEPYTLRVQRLQEFLQDIKPSLQVEIVPLEDPFGVSVVDPLLQCIVVSEETRKGGEAVNKKRAENGLPALILHEIQLLKDAHHTETEEEKISSSSLRSRLLGTLLTPPKDTSHLPPLPYVIGLTGGSGSGKSSIARQLEALGAARIDCDKLGHEVYKPGTAAYHRVLEEFGSDLMNEDKTINRRALGRKVFGKQERLKALTDIVWPEIALLVKNRISKAREEGKQVCVVDAAVLLEAGWTDMVHEVWVTVIPEEEAVSRITERDGLNTEDAQRRLQSQWSNAKQIEHANVVLSTLWETEVTRKQVLKAWNLLQKRIQQ; translated from the exons ATGATATCAGCCAGTAACATGTCCATGTTCAGCACGGGCATCCTTGTGCTGACGTCTCCTCTCCACACCCTCCCCTTGCGCATCGCTCCAGTGCTCAGCTCAGCCGCTCAGCTTGTAGAGCGCACACTGTACGTCCACCTCCACCCCGGGCTGAACCTGGGGAGTGGGAGTCAGCCTCGACCAGTTTTCATTCCACCAGTAGTGGACCTGTCTACGCTCATTTCCCGGCTTTACAGCAATGCAGCTGATGTATGCGGGCACCTGGATGTTCGTGTTTTGCTGACCAATGTTCGCGCTCAGTCAGCTGCCTGCAGCGGGACCGCGATCCCAAACTGCCCCTTCCCCACGCCACAATCTCTGTCTCACTCCCCGGACGTGGTGCTAACGGACTTTCCTCTGCAGGACCCTGGTCAGTCCCATCAGGTTACGCAGTGTCTACAGAGGTACACGGGCCACTGCTACGTCTGTAGCCCCAGTCTGCCCTCGGTGCTGCTTCACCCACAGCTAatgaagctgcaggagaaacagGAGGGGCTGAAAGAGCCTGAAGAAAAGGCAGAACCGTTGGAGACCTACAGTGACGTGGTGGTAGGAGGGACGTTTGACCGGCTCCACGGGGCCCACAAGACGCTGCTCAACATCTCATGCCTGCTAGCCAATAGGAGGTTCCTTATTGGTGTCTGTGACCAAGAAATGCTGAAAA GAAAAGTGCTAAAAGAGCTGGTCGAGCCCTACACTCTGCGGGTACAGAGACTACAGGAGTTCCTGCAAGACATCAAACCCTCACTGCAGGTGGAGATCGTGCCCCTTGAAGACCCCTTTGGAGTGTCCGTGGTTGACCCCTTGCTGCAGTGCATTGTGGTTAGCGAGGAGACTAGAAAGGGAGGCGAGGCTGTCAACAAGAAACGCGCAGAGAAT GGCCTTCCAGCTCTCATCCTCCATGAGATCCAGTTGCTTAAAGATGCTCACCACactgagacagaagaggagaagatcAGCTCATCCAGTCTACGGTCTCGTCTGCTGGGCACCCTCCTTACCCCGCCTAAA GACACGTCCCATCTCCCTCCCCTTCCATATGTGATTGGCCTGACGGGAGGCAGCGGCAGCGGAAAGAGCTCCATCGCCAGGCAGCTGGAGGCTCTGGGTGCCGCCCGGATTGATTGCGACAAGCTGGGCCACGAGGTGTACAAGCCCGGCACAGCAGCCTATCACAGAGTGCTTGAAGAATTTGGGTCAG ATCTCATGAATGAAGATAAAACCATCAACAGACGTGCATTAGGAAGGAAGGTTTTTGGAAAACAG GAGCGGTTAAAAGCCCTAACAGACATTGTATGGCCTGAGATTGCACTTCTGGTGAAGAACAGAATCAGCAAAGCCAGAGAGGAAG GTAAACAGGTTTGTGTGGTGGATGCAGCGGTTCTTCTGGAGGCCGGGTGGACAGACATGGTCCACGAGGTCTGGGTCACAGTCATCCCTGAGGAGGAG GCAGTGTCAAGGATAACAGAGCGAGATGGTTTGAACACAGAAGATGCCCAGCGGCGGCTGCAGAGCCAGTGGTCCAACGCCAAACAAATAGAGCACGCCAACGTAGTGCTCAGCACGCTGTGGGAGACAGAGGTCACTCGGAAACAG gtaCTGAAAGCGTGGAATCTTCTTCAGAAGAGAATCCAACAGTAG
- the zdhhc6 gene encoding palmitoyltransferase ZDHHC6 isoform X1: MNFLSTIVTFENLHEVRRLCHWGPVIALSVIAICSTMAILDSIIWYWPLNTTGGSINFIMLINWTVLILYNYFNAMFVGPGYIPLGWKPENQQETQYLQYCRVCQGYKAPRSHHCRKCNRCVMKMDHHCPWINNCCGHLNHAYFTSFLLLAPLGCSHAAIIFIMTMYTQLYERISFGWSTVKIDMSAVRQFQPLMPFSVPAFAATLFALGLALGTTIAVGMLFVIQMKVILRNKTSIESWIEEKAKDRIQHYQTGEEFTFPYDLGSRWLNFKQVFTWSGTPKGDGLEWPVHPKCHQHTLTIEQLKQKADKRVRSQVQYRAVEDYNGACCPLSKGLRTFFRTPCTEEPRIPLKKGDTILATRGTKWWMYGDKALNEEQMRAGERVRGWFPRRCVEKCHYDTAASESTSDKKVN; the protein is encoded by the exons ATGAACTTCCTGTCAACCATTGTGACATTTGAAAACCTCCATGAGGTTCGGAGATTGTGCCACTGGGGTCCAGTCATTGCCCTGTCTGTCATTGCTATATGCTCCACCATGGCAATTCTGGACTCCATTATCTGGTACTGGCCGCTAAACACTACAGGAGGCAGCATTAACTTCATCATGCTCATCAACTGGACTGTACTCATCCTTTACAACTACTTCAATGCTATGTTTGTTGGACCTGGATACATCCCTCTTGGCTGGAAACCA GAGAATCAACAGGAAACCCAGTACCTACAGTACTGCAGAGTCTGTCAAGGGTACAAGGCCCCCAGATCCCACCATTGTCGCAAGTGCAACAG GTGTGTGATGAAGATGGACCACCACTGCCCCTGGATCAACAACTGCTGCGGCCACCTGAACCATGCCTACTTCaccagcttcctgctgctggcTCCACTGGGCTGCTCACACGCTGCCATCATCTTCATTATGACCATGTACACGCAGCTGTATGAGAGG ATATCATTTGGCTGGAGCACTGTGAAGATCGACATGAGTGCTGTGCGTCAATTCCAGCCCCTCATGCCCTTTAGTGTGCCCGCCTTTGCTGCCACACTCTTTGCCTTAGGCTTAGCACTGGGCACCACTATTGCCGTTGGCATGCTTTTCGTCATACAG ATGAAAGTCATCCTTCGAAATAAGACCTCAATCGAGTCCTGGATCGAGGAAAAG GCCAAAGACAGAATACAGCACTACCAAACAGGGGAGGAGTTCACCTTCCCGTATGACCTCGGCAGCCGCTGGCTGAACTTCAAGCAAGTCTTCACGTGGTCAGGGACGCCCAAGGGTGATGGCCTTGAATGGCCAGTCCATCCCAAGTGTCACCAGCACACCTTAACT ATTGAGCAACTGAAGCAGAAAGCTGATAAACGAGTGAGAAGT CAGGTCCAGTACCGGGCAGTGGAGGACTATAATGGAGCTTGCTGCCCTCTGAGCAAAGGTCTCCGAACCTTTTTCAGAACCCCCTGCACCGAAGAGCCCAGGATCCCCCTCAAAAAGGGGGACACCATCCTGGCCACTCGTGGCACCAA aTGGTGGATGTATGGAGACAAAGCTTTGAACGAGGAGCAAATGAGAG CGGGAGAGCGTGTACGGGGATGGTTTCCAAGGCGATGTGTGGAGAAGTGCCATTATGACACAGCTGCCAGTGAAAGCACCAGCGATAAGAAAGTAAATTAA
- the zdhhc6 gene encoding palmitoyltransferase ZDHHC6 isoform X2 — MNFLSTIVTFENLHEVRRLCHWGPVIALSVIAICSTMAILDSIIWYWPLNTTGGSINFIMLINWTVLILYNYFNAMFVGPGYIPLGWKPENQQETQYLQYCRVCQGYKAPRSHHCRKCNRCVMKMDHHCPWINNCCGHLNHAYFTSFLLLAPLGCSHAAIIFIMTMYTQLYERISFGWSTVKIDMSAVRQFQPLMPFSVPAFAATLFALGLALGTTIAVGMLFVIQMKVILRNKTSIESWIEEKAKDRIQHYQTGEEFTFPYDLGSRWLNFKQVFTWSGTPKGDGLEWPVHPKCHQHTLTIEQLKQKADKRVRSVQYRAVEDYNGACCPLSKGLRTFFRTPCTEEPRIPLKKGDTILATRGTKWWMYGDKALNEEQMRAGERVRGWFPRRCVEKCHYDTAASESTSDKKVN; from the exons ATGAACTTCCTGTCAACCATTGTGACATTTGAAAACCTCCATGAGGTTCGGAGATTGTGCCACTGGGGTCCAGTCATTGCCCTGTCTGTCATTGCTATATGCTCCACCATGGCAATTCTGGACTCCATTATCTGGTACTGGCCGCTAAACACTACAGGAGGCAGCATTAACTTCATCATGCTCATCAACTGGACTGTACTCATCCTTTACAACTACTTCAATGCTATGTTTGTTGGACCTGGATACATCCCTCTTGGCTGGAAACCA GAGAATCAACAGGAAACCCAGTACCTACAGTACTGCAGAGTCTGTCAAGGGTACAAGGCCCCCAGATCCCACCATTGTCGCAAGTGCAACAG GTGTGTGATGAAGATGGACCACCACTGCCCCTGGATCAACAACTGCTGCGGCCACCTGAACCATGCCTACTTCaccagcttcctgctgctggcTCCACTGGGCTGCTCACACGCTGCCATCATCTTCATTATGACCATGTACACGCAGCTGTATGAGAGG ATATCATTTGGCTGGAGCACTGTGAAGATCGACATGAGTGCTGTGCGTCAATTCCAGCCCCTCATGCCCTTTAGTGTGCCCGCCTTTGCTGCCACACTCTTTGCCTTAGGCTTAGCACTGGGCACCACTATTGCCGTTGGCATGCTTTTCGTCATACAG ATGAAAGTCATCCTTCGAAATAAGACCTCAATCGAGTCCTGGATCGAGGAAAAG GCCAAAGACAGAATACAGCACTACCAAACAGGGGAGGAGTTCACCTTCCCGTATGACCTCGGCAGCCGCTGGCTGAACTTCAAGCAAGTCTTCACGTGGTCAGGGACGCCCAAGGGTGATGGCCTTGAATGGCCAGTCCATCCCAAGTGTCACCAGCACACCTTAACT ATTGAGCAACTGAAGCAGAAAGCTGATAAACGAGTGAGAAGT GTCCAGTACCGGGCAGTGGAGGACTATAATGGAGCTTGCTGCCCTCTGAGCAAAGGTCTCCGAACCTTTTTCAGAACCCCCTGCACCGAAGAGCCCAGGATCCCCCTCAAAAAGGGGGACACCATCCTGGCCACTCGTGGCACCAA aTGGTGGATGTATGGAGACAAAGCTTTGAACGAGGAGCAAATGAGAG CGGGAGAGCGTGTACGGGGATGGTTTCCAAGGCGATGTGTGGAGAAGTGCCATTATGACACAGCTGCCAGTGAAAGCACCAGCGATAAGAAAGTAAATTAA